From Bacillus sp. FSL K6-3431, the proteins below share one genomic window:
- a CDS encoding DUF4362 domain-containing protein encodes MQKFYEDIQNVVPADLRIVHYTIEGDPIVTDLTYNGESLEVKLDTTRTTMEVEK; translated from the coding sequence ATGCAGAAATTTTATGAAGACATACAGAATGTTGTCCCCGCTGATTTACGAATTGTCCACTACACGATTGAAGGGGATCCAATAGTAACCGATTTAACTTATAACGGAGAATCTCTGGAGGTGAAACTGGACACCACGCGGACAACTATGGAAGTGGAGAAATAA
- a CDS encoding serine/threonine protein kinase: protein MKQSQIISLDSISFQLKEMHNFEWLRNLGEVFCVFDKQDSGNISFGIEKNGINQFVKYAGAQTIEYSGKPEDAINRLKESIPVYEDLNHPILVNLNNHFEVEDGFVAVFDWFDGECLHPHWSFPPPHKYNHPDSPYFRYKQLLIEQRLDSLKNIFDFHVHVEKKNYVAVDFYDGSILYDFNNSRTKICDIDLYKRKPFKNQMGRMWGSSRFMSPEEFELGADIDGVTNVFNLGSIAFGLLGGELDHSIKKWDARSDLYEVAMKAVQKDRKNRFSSVEEFVREWHLVLNK from the coding sequence ATGAAGCAATCACAAATTATTAGTTTAGATAGCATATCATTCCAATTAAAAGAGATGCACAATTTTGAATGGCTTAGAAATCTTGGCGAAGTATTTTGTGTGTTTGACAAACAGGATTCGGGTAATATTAGCTTCGGCATTGAAAAAAATGGTATAAATCAATTTGTGAAATATGCAGGGGCACAGACAATCGAATATTCAGGAAAGCCAGAAGATGCTATCAATAGATTAAAAGAATCTATTCCCGTATATGAGGATCTAAATCATCCAATCTTGGTAAATTTAAATAATCATTTTGAGGTTGAGGATGGATTTGTTGCTGTTTTTGATTGGTTTGATGGAGAATGTCTACACCCACATTGGTCATTCCCGCCTCCACATAAATATAATCATCCAGATTCCCCGTATTTTCGCTATAAACAATTGCTAATAGAACAGCGATTAGATTCATTGAAAAATATTTTTGATTTCCATGTTCATGTAGAGAAGAAGAATTATGTTGCGGTTGATTTCTATGATGGAAGTATTTTATATGATTTTAATAATAGCCGTACAAAGATTTGTGATATTGATTTATATAAGAGAAAACCATTTAAGAATCAAATGGGCAGAATGTGGGGATCTTCACGATTTATGTCGCCAGAGGAATTCGAACTAGGTGCTGATATTGATGGGGTAACTAATGTGTTCAACTTGGGCTCCATTGCATTTGGGTTATTGGGCGGAGAACTTGACCATTCAATAAAAAAGTGGGATGCCAGAAGTGATCTGTATGAAGTAGCAATGAAAGCTGTCCAAAAAGATAGAAAGAATCGATTTTCATCTGTTGAAGAATTTGTTCGAGAATGGCATTTGGTATTAAATAAGTAA
- a CDS encoding GNAT family N-acetyltransferase, whose protein sequence is MYIELSLVSYEDKTILYHLIQLYRYDSSEFDDHVLNQHGLYLYKFLDHQWTDEYRRPFIVKIDGEIAGFVLVSLDLPKEFTKLSTSDKTNVISDFFIIRKFRRKGIGKKVAFSIFNQFRGGWEIKQTISNKTANVFWKNVINEYTGTSTYKRR, encoded by the coding sequence ATGTACATTGAATTATCACTTGTTTCATATGAAGATAAAACAATTTTATATCATTTGATTCAACTATATCGTTATGATAGCAGTGAATTTGATGATCACGTTCTAAATCAACACGGATTATATTTATATAAGTTTCTAGACCACCAATGGACGGATGAATATCGGCGTCCATTTATTGTGAAAATTGATGGGGAAATTGCAGGTTTCGTATTGGTTAGTCTTGATCTCCCTAAAGAATTTACAAAACTAAGTACGTCAGATAAAACAAACGTTATAAGTGACTTCTTTATTATCCGAAAGTTTAGGCGTAAAGGTATAGGGAAAAAAGTTGCATTTTCTATATTCAATCAGTTTAGAGGGGGTTGGGAAATTAAACAAACAATTTCCAATAAAACTGCAAATGTATTTTGGAAGAATGTTATAAATGAATATACAGGTACTTCCACATACAAGAGGAGATAA
- a CDS encoding GNAT family N-acetyltransferase has product MTLVINKALGEMLERSEIDTLNSKLTAIREIDGNPMGVEIQKFGNATAFLVKNIPGPAFNKVIGLKEGDQIYLEKMLEFYNGRNIPVLFDLTPAYASSDLLAYLNKLGFNQVDFHTTLFKPVQLELNEPLMNPQIYIREIKGNEFDTFADIYTKGFQMPAFLKSGVAQNNEILFNNKHWTFYLAFIDNEPAGIGVMYIKNRVATLAAAATVPTLRNKGIQTALIKQRIYQAYMKKCDLIVGQAKFGSSSQNNMERVGMRIAYTKAIWGKEVW; this is encoded by the coding sequence ATGACACTTGTTATAAATAAGGCATTGGGTGAAATGTTGGAACGATCAGAAATTGATACTTTAAACTCTAAGCTAACTGCAATAAGGGAGATTGATGGAAATCCAATGGGAGTAGAAATTCAAAAGTTCGGAAATGCAACTGCGTTTTTAGTTAAAAATATCCCAGGTCCCGCATTTAATAAGGTTATAGGTTTAAAAGAAGGCGATCAAATCTATTTGGAGAAGATGTTAGAATTTTACAACGGAAGGAATATCCCTGTGCTATTTGATTTAACTCCAGCATACGCTTCTTCAGACCTACTTGCATATCTAAATAAGTTAGGATTTAATCAAGTTGATTTCCATACTACGCTTTTTAAGCCAGTTCAATTAGAATTAAATGAACCATTAATGAACCCTCAAATTTACATTCGTGAGATAAAAGGAAATGAATTTGATACTTTTGCTGATATATACACGAAAGGTTTTCAGATGCCAGCATTCTTGAAAAGTGGCGTAGCACAAAATAACGAAATACTTTTTAACAATAAACATTGGACTTTTTATCTTGCTTTTATAGATAACGAACCTGCAGGAATAGGAGTTATGTATATTAAAAACCGTGTAGCTACTCTTGCTGCGGCTGCAACTGTTCCAACCTTAAGAAACAAAGGAATTCAAACTGCTTTAATTAAGCAGCGCATCTATCAAGCATACATGAAAAAGTGCGACTTAATTGTCGGACAAGCAAAATTTGGTTCCAGTAGTCAAAATAATATGGAAAGAGTCGGTATGAGAATAGCTTATACAAAGGCAATATGGGGTAAGGAAGTTTGGTGA